TTATTCGAATTTGGAATAAAAACAATAGACAAAACAGCAAATTATCTGCACTGCAACTTAGTGGTGCTAGGGATAATGCATATACTTCAGCAATTGAGTGTCTACTGAAAAGGTTTATTGATAGGGGACTACTTGTAAAATATAAAGACTTAAAGCTCACTCTATCGGGCACTAAACAGCTTAAATTAGAACTTAGTGTGAATATTACTTACAACTTTAGTATTAATGATGTTGCTTTAGTAATTACTACTCAAGATATAGTTGATTATCAAAATAGTTTAAACGTATAAGGAGTTAAAAATTATGCAATTTTATGATTTAAGGGAAGTTTACTTTTCAATTGGTGGTATACAACTACACAGTGGTAAACTAGAGCTTACAAGCGAACCTACAACAAGAGCAGTTGTTAGTACTGAAGATAAAGGATTCCCTGTAATAAGCTTAAGGGACCCTAAAACTATAACTTATATTTTCAATATTGAAGTTACCCTAGGTAGTCATGACTATATTGCGTTAACTGAAATTGCAGACGATCAGTTTTATAACATGGATGTTAGCAAATATGATAAGATGCTTGCTTTAGCATTCAATGATAGAATTGCTACCAAAATTATTTCTAACTATGCAATTTTCACTGAAGAACCCTCAAGAAGTTATTCAGCAGAAGCTGAAAAAGTGACTTTTGAGATTAGAGCTATTAATTGCCAAAAAACACACCCAAATAAAAGCTAAAAGGAGAGCCTTATTATGGTAATGAGATATAAAATGAAAATTTTAACCAAAAATAAAACCTATGAATACCCACTTAGAGTATTACCAGTCTATGAATGGGATAGAGTACTAGGATTTAATCAAAGTGATGCTATTTATAAGCTTAATGAAGTTAAATACTTAAGAGAAATTACAAGCTTAATGATAAGTCCAAAGTTTTTAGACGAATTTTATGTAATTCTAGATGCAAATAGAGAATTTATCTCTTATTATAAGGACTATCTTGTTGCTATTATTTACACCGCGCAATTCAATACTTTTCATGCAGATAATGATCTAAAAAAACCCGCTTTAGTATATTTGAGTGAATATGAAAATAATGTTGGTGATTTTGTTACTTTTGACTACATCGATGATAATTTTGATTATGCAAAAGTAACTGCTTCACTTACATCAAATTCTAATGAACTGGTTGTTAAATGAGGAAAATAAACAAAGAGATTGACAAAGCCATTGCAAATCTTAATGAGATCAGAAAAAAGTATTTTAAATTAATTGATGAGATAAAAAACGATAAATACTATTTTCCGGTGATTATGAATATTTGCTCATACGATGATGTTAAGAAATTGCCTTATGATGAGCTTTTAGAAGTTAACCGTATTGCTGATCTTAAATTAGAAAAAGAATTGTA
This portion of the Borreliella afzelii genome encodes:
- a CDS encoding DUF787 family protein; the protein is KINFYSLLNETGLDGISAFKEGVDLSGKAIDELFTYHYIKNEAIVELIRIWNKNNRQNSKLSALQLSGARDNAYTSAIECLLKRFIDRGLLVKYKDLKLTLSGTKQLKLELSVNITYNFSINDVALVITTQDIVDYQNSLNV
- a CDS encoding DUF1463 family protein, coding for MQFYDLREVYFSIGGIQLHSGKLELTSEPTTRAVVSTEDKGFPVISLRDPKTITYIFNIEVTLGSHDYIALTEIADDQFYNMDVSKYDKMLALAFNDRIATKIISNYAIFTEEPSRSYSAEAEKVTFEIRAINCQKTHPNKS
- a CDS encoding DUF1473 family protein, whose translation is MVMRYKMKILTKNKTYEYPLRVLPVYEWDRVLGFNQSDAIYKLNEVKYLREITSLMISPKFLDEFYVILDANREFISYYKDYLVAIIYTAQFNTFHADNDLKKPALVYLSEYENNVGDFVTFDYIDDNFDYAKVTASLTSNSNELVVK
- a CDS encoding DUF1322 family protein is translated as MRKINKEIDKAIANLNEIRKKYFKLIDEIKNDKYYFPVIMNICSYDDVKKLPYDELLEVNRIADLKLEKELYELILGK